TATCCAAATGCTTATCCATAGGAAACGTATTTAAAATGGCAAAGGACAAAAGAGATACAATTGACCTTTCTAGCTCTGACATATTTTAGTGCAGCATCAAGCTGTGTCGCTTGCTGTACAAACTCACTCAAGGTCTGCTCCCCAGGACATGAACCTTCAAGTTTCCTGTTGACAGAATATAGGTCAATAGATAGTTTGAACTTTTATGTAAACCAAGTATCTGGAAAGTTGTGTGAGATACCTTTGAGGTATTTGCAGTATCTCCGCAACTGATTTCAAATTTGTGTATTTACCGAAGTATACCTGCTTAGGAAACAGGGGATGTTTAGCAGATGGTTCCATACTACAAGGAAATATCAATTAGAAAAGTAGAAGAATATTGCTAGGTCAAAAACTAGGAATACCAGgccataaatttatttttactctccAAGGTTTTTGCTAGTGCAAGTACCAATAAATCTAAATGATAAAAGGGTCGCATACCTCTGAATCATTAGCATCTTTAGATGAAGTAGCCATCACTTCAGAATGACTCTTGTAACGCTCGAGGATTTTGGCTATACTGAATTGCATAAGGGGATAGACAACCTTGGTAactaaaataaatctttaaataaataatgtagTTATAATGGAAATTTACATCTAGCAAGATGGCAAAATATGTCGGGGTGAAGTAAATTAACACCTCAACAGGATCAATGCGATGGGAAAAGATAGTGACCAAATAAAGTAACCTGtagcttttttgttttagtttgattttttctaaattttgcaGTGTAGATAAAACCCTAGTATGCTACCTAATTGTTTGCCATTCTTTgagtttgttttaaattaagattAGAAGTTGcctttaaaaatgttttatgttacttgaaaatacataaaaaaaaggatgtaatttaaaatataggtTATTATCTTACAttaattttcaactcttttgAACAAACATtagcaatattaaaaaattgtgtattatatttttatttatagatttatAAAGATGTTGATATTGTAAGTTCTAGGAATCAAAATAGAACTAAAGCAATTGATTTAAggacaagaaaacaaattctcaaatcaccaataaatttcttttaaatctaTAATGGTATTAGAGCATCAtagatgaacaaaaaaaataaaactattttctttCAACAGTAAAAACTTACATTTTCATATAGgttatgtctatatatatatataaaagtagaaaaaacgGTTATTTTCTTAGTaactcttttaatatttgaaccAGATTCGTCTTTCATGGACGAACCATGTCTAACTTAATaatcaagaattattaatttaaattcatgtcatgtataatttaaaaaatcattaatagtaagtaaagtttttttaatagttattataTTTAAGAGTTGagtgtatataaattttaaaagacagTCTCCTTTAAGCCTAATATTTACTTAAACagttaaaaatcatttatattgttcaaaaacaaataaattaatttgattattattattataaagatatacataaaatcacttgaaaataaaacatgttagtattataaaaaataaatttatccctttataaattaaaaaaagaggtaaCTAGTTGATTAAAGCTTGTACTTTTTGTTTCTTGGTAACCAATCTTTCATGAACACTAGGTTATGCTAATGTTTGATTACGAAGATCTTGACAGACAACGCAGGGCAGACAGACGGGAGTGTTGACACTACATTGCAGAACAATTACTAAGAGTATTATTATGTGtggttataaatttataatccatGAATGAGAGGTTTTTGGCATTATCCAATCTAATTTAATTCTCATGGGCATGTTGGCGTGCAAACATTCGttgttaaaaaaacttataagatCCACAAGATCACATCATATCTGTACAATCAGAAAGCATTAATTGAGTGATGCACTAGAGCCAGTATagataaataaacaatcaaCAAGTTCCTCTGccacattttatttcattttttctccGGGTCAAAGCATGTATCAAAGGGCCGGCCTTGGATTGCCCCATCAACGGCAGACCGTCATATTTCTTCGAGGTGAGTCGCGGGCTCAGGTGAGGATTCTCACTGTCCCCGTACTGGTTCACATTAATTCTTATCACAGATTCTATCAGCAAGTATCTGTGGTCTAAAGCCTAGGCCGGCGATCAACAAGTGTGAAAAAGCCCCAAATGTTCAAGCAATCAACCACGGACAGTGAGCAGATGACATCATTCTCACGGGGGAAGCGAGCGAGTCTGAGCCAAGATTTAACCGGTGAAAGTAGCAGTAGCAGTGGAAGGGGCAAGAATTCTCTTCTTTGTGGAGTCAACTCATCTTCCCCTAAGTGGAACACATGGTCTACAGGGTCCCAAAATCTTGAAGCAACTCTTTCAGAGTTAAATTCCGAGGAGACCCGAACACTATGCAGCCCAGGACTAAAGATATGGTCATGGCCACTCCGGCATCAGGCCAGTATGAAGATCAGTCAGCATCACGGTCTCGACCTTCTTCTTCCCCAGTTATAACTTCTAAATGGCTTTGTCATAGGGataaaaacttaaaagcttTGGCAGAAACATTGTTCGATAACTCTTCTAAGAAACCAACTTAAACTATAAAGGCCAATCTGTCCAAACTATCTTTGAGAGACTCCAACTGcttggatttatttattaaaaaaaaaatgaaaaccatgGAGAAAACAATGTGGATAGGAACGATGTACAGAAAAACCATTGTACTAACTCCTTAAGGTAAAATGGTATTTGTACAAGGATTCTTTTGCAATTTTAAGATTGATCAAGGACAATATAATactttcatctattttttaatcggtagaatgactaaaatattattaaaaacaaaatctataagCATAGTGagactttttatattttcacattTAAAACATAGTAGAATGACATActtatccttgaaaaaaaaattaattaacatggaggagttttttagtcttttttcctttttaaaagcACATTTAAAATACCTAGTTACCCTTATAAGGAAAATACTTGGGCCAAGAGCATGTTTGTCATTAAGCTATGGGTTTCTTGTTATTATTAGGTACAATAAATagcaatatgatatttttacaaatataaaatattaatataaataaaaaagggcaCCAAAGTGTTAGCCATTCAGCCGCATTAGGACTACGCGTGCGACCGATTTCAGCAGCCATAAACACCTTTCAACGGTAGCGATCGAATCACTGAGCAGCCCTCCTTCCCTCAAGCAGAGGACATTGAGTTTGGCATTTCAGAGCATTGGAGTGGCATATGGAAATATCGAAACATCTCCACTTTACGTTATATGTAAGCACTTTCACCGAGGGAATTAACCACGACCAAGACATTCTTGGGTGTTGTCCCTAACAATCTACACCATTGTGCTGGTTCCTATGCTTAAGTACGACTTCATTGTTCTGCGGGTCTACGACAACGGTGATGGTAAGctaactaaaatttaattaatttgttaagaaGATTCCCAAATCATTGAAGTTGAATCTTGTCTGCTTGACTCTATACAAGTCTAGACTTTTGTGTAGGGTTTTCTGACATGATCTTTGTCATCCGTCTCAGTCACGGTTTATGATAAAACGACCATATTCATATTGGAACACTGTATATATAGTTCATTTCCTCTGAAAATTAGATGGACACGGGTTGATGGTGGGCTTTTCATGGAAATTAATGACAAGTGTGAATTTGAACTTCATTTACAGTATTTTCGTCACCTGATATACTAAAGGAATAGAAAACGGAATGCACATGATTATGTGAAGCATGCcatgtatatgtttttttgtgcAGATTCCGATTAATGAATCAATGTcctaggatatatatatatatatatatatatatatatatatatatatatatatattatatatttgggTTAACTTGTGTATACCTCGACTAATTTCCACGAGCCTTGaaattaacgattatgtaaGTTTCAAGTGGCCTGACATGCGTCGTTAGTTTATGGGTCTccttggtattttattttttttgtttcttctcaaaAGATCATTCATACCgtggaataaaaattaaaccaaatcaaaccaaaccgaattaaaaaaaattgatgtgttATGTTGTTTATGcaaaaagatttttataaatgattGTATTATAGATGATATGTATAATATAGATATTACTAGTCTTCCCTTGCTACCAATTTACCGATCGGATCAATAGAAGTAATATTGTAGGGGATTTAGGACTAGAGAATTTGTTATGGATGCATGATTCTTTATTTTGGGTTTGTTGGGTTTTGTTGTGCTTCAAAATAAACGGTTGTTtttatcaaagaaccatctcaaccaaatagcttaaactattaggtaagGTTTAagacatgatttatattattatataacactccccctcaagtgaaaactTTTTTGGGCTTAAAATTTGCACAGACCTATAttattttgtgcttaattttttatcaaataaatagggatggtgagattcgaacttatgaccgcttggtcataaggctctgataccatgtcaagaaactatctcaacccaatagcttaagctgttagatgagatttaagatataatttatattattctataacggtttttaaatatataattatacaagaagCAGGGGGATGAAATTATtaccaaaaacaattatacaAGCAATGGGATTAATGCttctttcataatttgtttgtaCACGTGTTTCTGTTAAATAATTGTTGATTCTCATGTGTGGCGAACATACCTTTGGcattgatgattttgttttctttttatttctcttcgATCCTCGATTTCCACGTGTCCCCACTAAATTTTCGATATAAcgacttaatttatttttcctttgaatttgATTCTTTTGTATCAATTGATGTTATTAAGAATCCTAATAGTGACACCCTTGAACAACTTGTACAAAGTCGTTGTGTTAGGGATCCATGAAGAGACAATCCGCACAAAGATGTTACAAATCCACGATAGTGTAACCCATACAAAATGATGTTTGTGGtggagaatatttttttaatgaggtgTAAACTCAGAGATGAATTTCTTACAACTCAAAGAAATTGATGTAGGatctttttattagaaaatagatatttttcttaattaattttattttttcctgattttatttttctatcatgTATTATTAAgcttttatagattatttttttctatttgaagaaaatagtttttctagtttaattatttctattcaatattattagaattttctaatttttcctGTATAAGAGTCTTTCAAATAATTATGGTGTTTTTATTCTGGTTTTGCCTAATAACATACTCCACTATCCTTTTTTCCCGTTTGCATCGCTTACCATGTGTGAAATAGTTTACACGCGCAACTTACCAAAACTGTGTATTAATCCTCAATTTGTCGAACCTAGTTAGAATCTCAAATCTTCTTTTCTTACTCGTTATTCCTCAATGAGGAGTATTTTCGAAGATATAAAATCTAAACTTGCTGATCACGTACATtctattagttttaaaaatgaaaaactggCAGGCACAAACTCCTAGAATAGAaggatatatatgtatatgtggAGCTATTTCTCCTAAATTCTCAGCTTATATTGAAACTATTTATGTGAATAAGAGATTATAAGCTTAATAAAAAGACTAATTTATACATGGTATGGATACGCGCATGCAGCAAATAAAAGACTCGCAAGGATTTTCCTTTCAAAGAAAGGAAAGTTCATCATGTGCAAGCCGTGACGGGTAGCGTGAAAGGCAAAGAAGAAACCAAGAATCCAAATCTATCTACCCGTTGATTCATCAATTAAATAGGGCATCAACAACAGTAAACATCTCGCTTAAAAGAATGTAATCGATCGGCAAATTAAATTACTACAAAACATTGGGAATTGATATTGCATtgtaaacatggaaaaaaaattggtaaaaGAGGACAAAAAAATCTATAGTGATCTGACGTTAAGAGTCTATCAGCTATATAAATCACTATTTGATTAATGTACTCGGTGTTTAGAGGGGAAGAGGAGTAATGATAGCACCAAATTCctagaaaattaacaaattaaagcaAACAAATCAACAAGCTATTTATATGCAAGGacaaaactaaaacaatgtAATTATGTGTATTAATAGGAAATCAAGGGACCTAAGAATGAAGTTTAATAAACAACAGACTTTTAACTTGCAGCTCATGAACAAATTTCAGACATGACTCGGAGAAAAATTAAGAGTTCGAAAAGAGTTTGGTACCTGCCAACGCTAGAGAATTCATAGAGCTTGCCTCCATTTGAGAAGGTGAGGACAGCTACTTGGACGTCACAAAGAACAGAGAGTTCGTGAGCTTTCTTAATCAATCCATTTCTCCTCTTTGAGAAAGTAACTTGGCGACTGCTCTTGTTTTCGATTCGTTTTAGCTCTACTTTCTTTCGACCCATTCTCTCTGCCTATCTATCTATCTCGATCGATCCAGATGTTCTGACCTAATTTCTTTCCTGATTTTGCAATGTAACCTTTACTCGAGTGaagacaaataaaaagttaCTAGTCGATTAGTAAGAGCTCGTTTAAAAACATGACGATTATGGCGTGGATGCAGTTTCACTCGGTTCTTAAACCagaaattaatatttgatgcTTGTAGTTTGGTAACACGGATCCAATCATAACTACATCCACGTTTCCAAACAtactaacaaaaaacaaaaaaagaagaagaagaaaatcgaATGGATGTTTAGATTTTTACCAGCAAGAAAGACTAGAAAGTAGAGGCTCTTCCTCAAGTCGGTCAATGTCAGGCGAAATATCCGAATTGTCTCCGCCACGGTTTATAACTGCATGTATGGATGTCTCTCCTCTCCTCGTGGCGGCTTATGCTCTCGCTTTCTGATGCAATacgttgttttcttttttcctttttttttttttttttagaaaaatggaGCACAGGAAAGACCCTTGATTGACAAGTGCACTATATAATAAGCAAGTAggtaaaaacaataatttaaatttttttttttttttttcaagaagagatttgttcttctttttcttttttcctctttttggTTTAAGGCCCTCATTATTTaagtatcaaataaaaataataataaaatttattaagtaaAAATCTAAAAGACATGGGGTTTGAACTGTAGAGCCAGCACTATTCACatacaaaatattatggatttagtagtgtgtatttttttaataattcattttgatCTTTAAAGTTTACTTTTTGGcaatttaatcataattaaaaactaattacttTTGACTTCTTAGTTAAATGTGAAACTAGAAGACAAGGATTGGGATGAAAAATGCTCCAAACATGAATGGTGTGCCAAAAATTGTAGGAAAGATATATTTTTGTCCtcacactttaaaaattaaacaaataatataatttcggTACATCAATATttctctaatttaattttggtataaaaattcatttttattttttttttagtctctaGATTTGAGAGGTCGTCATATTCTGATAGTAAATAGAAAAGGATATTATTGACATCGATTTATACCACTAAAACAATTGACATTTGTGtcgaataattttattttatggggGGTTcatattaagtgttttttacctttaaaatttgtgaaaaacaaatatgagttcgggttaatttttttattttgggttgattttggtttttgaaatggttgtttggtttttttaggctATATATAGATTTATCATGATttacaaaagtgttttttagatgttttgtgtcaaaaaaataacaattgaagAACAAGTTTTTAGGTAAAACATTAAGCCCTGATTTTTTAACCATCTTGGTGGTCAGAATCTAggtaaaaccaaacaaaatgtcatcaaagtttttttttatggtgacaAAGAAAAGAGCCCAGTCACACAAGCCCTAACAAATGGAACAAGCATGCTAGCTTAGCTTACTGCCCAGTAATACCtgattttttgttcctttttttttaaattaatgcttctttttatatgtttattttaagattgttttttttttgttatgcatttaatttttaaaagttttttatgatttatctataattttgttttttttttgtataaaagaaatttatttttttatttttatataatttctaatatatatagcctttcataataattttttcctttttattttaatcaattaatttaatgtgtgtctatttctattatcattttattgaataaaaacttattttaataaataaatttagtaaacaTAACCAGGTAAATATCTCATTCtgtgagattaaatatcttaatctacacctgtcttttttttttttagttttatttttttatttttgatttattgttttttttcatttattaacatatatagtttttttatttattttattatatgtatgaataaaattttttatttttatttataatttttttaactataaaaatatattaaaaaagtacatgtacaatttttttgttaaaaaaatatctaacatGTTACCAAACGTAAGATAAATATCTAATATCTACTTTTAGATTGAGAGGCTAGGTGTACAATTCATTGCCATTTTAAGTTAAAACGGTGATTATCTTTACTCAAAATAGAAGATAAGCTACCGTTGTCTGAGCAGACTGCAAAACGCGGATAAGTCAAGCGTCTACGGTTGATATTTATATGTCTACCAGCACTGTAGTCTCTAGCTCCGTCTTAGCTGTTTACATCTGCTATGGTTGATATTTATTCCAACGTCGGATACCACGTGCTGCCAATTAGATATTTTTAGGGGTAAACTgcagtttttttattcttttatatatatatatatataattaaaattaaaatataaggtGGTTGTAATACTTCACTCCTCCTAATCAATAAAGACAATTAAATAATGATAGGGTGTTTTACGATCATTCTTATATTTTGGAGTAAAGGttataatatttgaattatGACTTTAGCAAACCTgtcaagattaattaatttagatattatagATGATactgaataaaaattttaagaagttGGATATTATGGATTTTTAAACCTGATTAATCTAACTCAATTAgtatatcatatatttattttatttttatatttaatagctTGTGAATTGAATGTttcaattttaaagttattatcAGTCGGTTTCTATCATATTTctttaatgcaattaaaaaaagctttttttttttgctggaggGAAGAAAGAAGGTAACTAGAATTTAATTGTGAtccaaatcataaaaattagatttaatattAAGAGTGTCATGGTATTTATAATTCATGATGTATGCCTGTCTATGAAAATTCgcaatataaactaaataaagccttagatatttataatatctcCAAAAAACTAGTCTAACTTGGTATATTTAACTCActgaaatcctaaaaaaaatccaataaatcaattttataatccTATTTCTATGTTGGTATACATAAGGTGAACGAACGATAAATTAGCAgggatgtgaaaaaaaaaaatttaacaacgGACAAATATGGATAATTGTCCTCGAGTACATATTTCACttcattttacatcaaaattcaaaaccatgCTTCTTtccttaataaattatttatgctAAAAGCCCTGAATTTTTGTCAACACAGGTTTAGACCCGTAATTTCCAATTCCAGATTTGTTTTCctttgaactctttttttttttttttttaatttccatagAAGCAAAACTCTATAAAAAATGTCGAAACCATGGAAGAAGAACAAGAGCGGGCCTCAAGTGTTTGTATAACAGATAAAAGGGCAGCCTCACTCATAATTTTACTGAAACAATGAGACCAGGCCATTAGTTCGGAGCCCAGGGAAAACTGCCCAAAGTTATCCCTTAAAACAGTGGCCAACTCTAGCTGAATATCCCATGAGGCATCTCCGAGAGGCCCACCAAACTCCAGTGATTCTCCTCCCTATACGTGAAAGTAAAACTATAAGTTCGAAACCTATACATGAATGCTCAATTAGGTCCACCAATAATTTTTCCCCCCTTAATTTGGATCTTCAATatctaaaatcatcaattgaATCCTTCTTCTTTAAAATCATCTCGAGCTTTTAACACAAAAGGGTAATCTCTCTTAAGAAAATGCTTTCTATTGAATACAAAAGGCACTTCATTACATGTGGAAAACGTTAACGTCCACAAATGAGGGGATCCATTTGAaccttttttataaattaagaacCCAtccgagaaaaaaataatttagggaTCTAATTAAAAGATGGTGTACTGATTAAAGACTTATAGCCCTATCCGGGATTTGACAAATCCGGGGTTGGCATCGGGctaggttgaaaaaaaaaaaataagaaaaggaaaaactcaGTGTAACCCAGTCAAAAATCCAGTTGCAactcattgactttttttttttttttttactaaaataacatcattttgattttttttttttaaaaaaaattgactcagGACAACCCAATGAAAACCAGGAACTTGAGCTTTGGACCGAGTCTagtttaaaaactatatctATAGAAGATTTACCGGTCCAAGTCTAAAATCTATAACGAGATTAGCCTTACAGTCTTTTCCCCATTTACTAAACTTCAGCAATCTTAAAATCGGATTAAAATTCAAAGGaaagtttatattgtataatataGATATTAAAATGTAAATATTGATTGGCACATAGAATTTCGGaaggcaataaaaaaattaattagtagaCACAATCGTATTTCAGGTTAACAAATTGGTGAAATAATtcgttaatatttatttttaaaaaggtaaaaatgACCGAGTCtattattatataatgaaaCGAGTTTTCAACATGTCATTATATCCTCAagtcaattttatctttataaaataattgatttttcaataCATCATTTTTAACCTTTTCTGTTCGAATTAACATAATTAATCATGAACATtacttaatattatataaaaatgataatctcaatgaagaagaagaggagccACGAGAAAGAGGGAGATT
This genomic interval from Populus alba chromosome 1, ASM523922v2, whole genome shotgun sequence contains the following:
- the LOC118043372 gene encoding MADS-box protein J2, yielding MGRKKVELKRIENKSSRQVTFSKRRNGLIKKAHELSVLCDVQVAVLTFSNGGKLYEFSSVGSIAKILERYKSHSEVMATSSKDANDSEVYFGKYTNLKSVAEILQIPQRKLEGSCPGEQTLSEFVQQATQLDAALKYVRARKMQLMLESVKSLQDKEKMLEEENQQLQKQIVAMKKGGEIYNGKVDHPLGHPPQQRTLCLLK